The stretch of DNA ATGAGAAAATATAGAgctaaaatatgcagcattttatatcaataaatacataaacataacaCATACttacaatataaatatatttgtatctTATTTTCATAAAGAAAATCTAAGAGGTGTGTCATTGCTATGTGGTTTCTAGATATAAATCAAGCTgatgtcatagaagaaccattacaGGCTGAATGGTGCCataacctttaacatctgaggaTGCTTTCTGCTTcaaaaaaggttctttgtactgaaaaaggttctttagattataaaatgGTCCTTTGATgcttctttgaggaaccaaaaatggttcttctgcaCCCATTGTGAAGAACCTTTCAAGCACCTTTATGAGTATATTTTTAGGATACACTTTTAAGAGTTTATCCTGAATGTTGTTTTGTGTTACTTTATGATTATGAGGGTAAAAAATCATCAGTCAAATAATCAGACTATGAGTTATGGGTTATATATATTTCAGGTGTTCAACTGGTTGTCATCATGTGACAGTCGTGTAATGGAGGTCTGTATGTTGTGTAATTGGTCTCCTGAGGGTCTCATTTCCTGCGGGTGTATCTGAAGGACAGTCAGACCAGATCTCTGCATTATAATCATAAATAAACCAGAGATGGAAATTAGCCACTGATTAAGAAGCTCCTTTAATGACCCACCCTTAGTTTTacctgtttttataaaaaatacatcaTGTCCATTATCATGTCATAACAATTTAAAAGTATTAAGAGTTTGTTCTCTGTAATGTCTGCAGATCTTTGATGCTGTGTCACCATCATACTATATTTTGCTGTATTTTAATCCAAGGGTCTTCTACTACTCTTCTTCACAggccagattttaaaattgtaaatatgatgtgggccaaacttttacccctatttttatctttttttatattttttacttttacctgTGTGTCTATATATGtgtctaatatatatatatatatatatatatatatatatatatatatatatatatatatatatatatatatatatatatatatatatatatatatatatatatacactcacctaaaggattattaggaacaccatactaatactgtgtttgaccctctttcgccttcagaattgttttaattctacatggcattgattcaacaaggtgctgaaagcattctttagaaatgttggcccatattgataggatagcatcttgcagttgatggagatttgtgggatgcacatccagggcacgaagctcctgttccaccacatcccaaagatgctctattgggttgagatctggtgactgtgggggccattttagtacagtgaactcattgtcatgttcaagaaaccaatttgaaatgattcaagctttgtgacatggtgcattatcctgctggaagtagccatcagaggatgggtacatggtggtcataaagggatggacatggtcagaaacaatgctcaggtaggccgtggcatttaaacgattcccaattggcactaatgggcctaaagtgtgccaagaaaacatccattacaccaccaccaccagcctgcacagtggtaacaagggatgatggatccatgttctcattctgtttatgccaaattctgtctcaaccatctgaatgtctcaacagaaattgagactcatcagaccaggcaacatttttccagtcttcaattGTCCAATTTtagtgagctcgtgcaaattgtagcctcttttttaCGATTcatagtggagatgagtggtacccggtggggtcttctgctgttgtagcccatgcgcctcaaggttgtgcgtgttgtggcttcacaaatgctttgctgcatacctcggttgttatttcagtcaaagttgctcttctatcagcttgaatcagtcggcctaTTCTCCTTTGACCTccagcatcaacaaggcattttcgcccccacaggactgccgcatgctggatgtttttcccttttcacaccattctttgtaaaccctagaaatggttgtggttgaaaatcccagtaactgaacagattgtgaaatactcagaccggcccttctggcaccaacaaccatgccacgctcaaaatagcttaaatcacctttctttcccattcttacattcagtttggagttcaggagattgtcctgaacaggaccacacccctaaatgcattgaagcaactgccatgttaTTGGATGATAAGATAATTGCATtcatgagaaattgaacaggtgtttctaataatcctttaggtgagtgtatatattcaaaaaagatgcacacatcttgtatttagtattttgcCTTTAAATTACTAACAACTCTGACtgaaaccaccacaggtttatcaatgtcatgaaaagttttattttgtttgttgatcacaaagtagtAAGACAACCTAatttgtgtgtattcaaagcgccgccattattgtttataattgctgtgattggttaagctgattgattgcattctgcagaggaAAATAACTGGTGTTTATTGCGTtgtgggaaaaaagggagaaaagatggcAGAATAAATGGCAGATAtcagattttgcgtaaaattaagaattgattaaaatactaattttggtggtaactatttttttttaatgcagtttatcgtgttttgaaaccaaactcttcataggCAAAATCTCCTTTCCATTGTACACTTgatttcagtttaatcgtaaatCCTTGTCAacatgggagagaagctcaCAGCACAAGAGcctttaaattaatttatgaatatatttatacttaATTATTCACTTATTAGTAATCCATCGTTTAtaaaggattcaagtgttactgataaaCTTAAACAAAATAGGATTAATAATGTTAACCTTGCACAAAGTGTTTTGATTGgaacacacaaaaatacatcaaTTATGGTCAGCATGTCACATGCGGTGTAGTCGTATTTTTTATGCATCCAAAGCACAAAAGTGGTAAGGTAAAAGTAACCACgctggttttaatgttttaaacaaagtTGACTAGCTCTAATCTTTAGGATGAAAATGGCAGTCATACATTAAAGAGCTGATGACTCGTATTACCACTGCATCTTATATTGCAGCCTTTAAATATTAGCatgaaataaaatgattaaaataaaacatacatCAGAAAATCTCAAGCTTGAGCAGTTTTTCGTCTTTACACTGAATTGTGTGATAAATGGTAGAGTAAACTCTCATCTCCCTTCATATGACAGACAGTCAGCGAGTGACTGGATTGGTTGATTGGTTGTGAAAAGGTCAATTCAGCTGAAATATGAATCTGTGTCGCTGTTTATTTTCAGGATGGTTCCTCTACAGTAACAACGCATTTCTCTGTAGGGATCCTAATCGCTGCCCAAAAAAATGGCAAGAGTTTGATATGAGACACAGGCGAGGCCTGACGAGCTATTTCGGTGCTAATTTGTTTTCCCACATATGGGGTTCTCATAAACTTGAAATCTTATTACCAAtcatttcttgtgtttatttgtaACAGGACCTATGGTTTGACATCAGTATGATGTGGTGAGGTAAGcgtaatgtttattatgaatcAGCATCAGAGAAATGTGTTTATCATGCAGTGATTCAGGAGGTCTTTCGTCCATGTCAGAGGTTTTAAACTGTGGATCGGGAAGCAATGTGGGTCACAGAATGAATGACGCAGAAACAATTTAGTCCAATTATTGACTTGCAATGTCAATGCTCTCTTACCATAAGGTGTTGGTATTataattaaacttttaaaaattcaTACATTTTCCccctaatatttacatttcagAATATTtctgtgcactgtaaaaaattattacaattataaaTTAATTAACTCAGATATACAAGTCATTTCATGTCAACTTATTATTATCTTGACCTAGAGCTGAGTTGTAGATGtgttgtcaagataaataatagtaagttgacatgacttgaaaATCTGAGTGGATTCAACAATTTTTGACAGTGTGGGTTCCCTAGATTTACACCTGTAAGTTCCCTAGATAGTCAtcatgcactctaaaaaaaaatgctgggttgttttttatagcattttttagagtgtgtgtTCTTTTTGCACATTATTTtgatgttactttaacttattacacggctctctggaatgcttgattctgattggtcagttgagacatttgcaggttcgttcttttcgaataataaccgctccaaaataataacgcatagccggtactactttacgagtaagatcgctccgcgccaataaagatcaataaagattactgtctgtttggcgccatcttgtgacaaacactcgacaaccacgacaagacacagagagcttactgagactgaacttgacaaaatagagcatgacagctacgaagccaacacacaaaaaaatacagaatgggcattaaaacttctcaaagactggctaaaagagaaaaaatggagatagacaagtatgaagcagaggatcttaataaggtattacgatcattttatgcatctgtgcaaagtttcgcggaaggataaaaatgttaatttaaaacaaatatgccaataaaatgtttcaaattcatattcatgtccagttttttttcttatgtgacaagtagccgtgtaataagcgggataatgtagagtcagccggtagttatcgggaaataagccccttcagtgtgatacaagaccctctgcttcgcgtcgggtcctgatcacactgtcggggcttatttcccgataactaccggctgcctctacattatcccttacttataaaaacaagttgaaattgtttaacttaatttgttaagtaatgtcaacttaccacaagtcaaaacttacaCTCTTAAATTCTGCTGTTTTTCTATCCAAATTCTGGGTAAATATTGGCTTTTACTGTAtgtgttgggttataaataaacctatgttgggttgttgttaagCCCAACCATGATCTGAAACAACCTGTCATAGGTTTATTTGTTATGTATTAACGTGTGATGAACAATATTTGCTGTAAAactaattgaattgaattataaacaaaatgcagcatgaagttaaaacaatttgaattgacttgcataacttcatgctgcatgtatttacagtgtatgatGATGTACAGCATCTTTTATTTCTAAAACATCCACATGTAATAAGTCGAGGGACTGTTTTCTTTCTGAGGTTTTGATTGGAGATGACTGGATGTCTTATTACTGGAATAACTCTCATGTGTACAGATTGAATCGGATCAGTGCATCAGTATGAAGTTAGTGAATATTAATCTGTCTGAATGATTGATTCATTCGTTATCAAACTAGAATCTCTCAGTAGCTATAAAACACATCTCAGACTGTTGGCTATATCACATATAAGAgtaaaaacgtttttaaatCAATTGTAGTTCACTCCTGTGTTTGCTATTTAGATGAGTGCGTGTATATATTGTAAcccgtgtttttttttttcacatggcATTCTGTTAATTATTCTGTAGTTGTGAAATTGGTTTAAAGTTTGATTGATGTCTGTCGGATATTAGCGCTTTTTTTGTATTTCCTAACagattgttttgttttgacaTAAAAAGCTCTTTGGATGTTTGGTTGTTCCAGGATGGCGTTCATGTAAAGTTCATCTCCTGTTCTCGGGTTCAACGCTGTGCTGTAATTAAACTTCATTAGATTTCAGAGCTGAGATGGACCACAGCGATGTCAAACAACATGACTACTATACACTATACTCATTATAGCACATACACTAAACTACTTCTGCactatttattttgtgtaatgAATGCATGAGATACTCATATGAGATATGAGTGTCATTTATTCACAgaatatgtttttgtttactGCATAAAATGTCAGAGTATGTTATTAgtttgtaatattttatttgtggCAGATAAATAAACCCAGTATGAAATACATGATAAGGGAAGAGTTTTCCCTACATTACATTTGAAGGTTATATAGGCGATTATTAACTAAATTCACGATTATATGAAGAGtacagatgcaaaaccctctcaGTCCGTCCcaaatgttttcttgtaaataaccTTTTTTCAGAATCTTCAtggattatttctgaatgacctgaggccAAGATGAAGtagatttgaagtgaaagtatttgatgaccGTATAAAACGTGCTTAAAGCATCAGTTAATATTATTATCTCATGTTTGACAGAGGTGgtgtttagcagcttttgcatctaagATCTTCATATATTTAGTTAGTATTGTTTTCCCCAGCTGTCCATGACCTCATCAAAATAGACATGTGatccatttttttaaattgaaagtttTTTTGAATTAACTGAGAATCATTACATTGTCTAAataaaatggggaaaaaaagaaaatctatATTCATTATGAAGAGAAATGCAGTCCTGTTGGATTCAACTTGTGCCCCAACAAGTGTTGGGTTATTTTTCAGAAGAATGAAGTATTAtacttattatttttaagtaaatattaacACATTCGTATTGTGAGGTTTAATGGCAATGTGAGATAAAAAAGAAATTGTAAACACAACAGCAAAATGATGAAATACATGAAAGATCAGCTGCCTGTATAAGCATACAGTATACTGTAAATCCCTGTGATACTGTTTATGAGAAGActttgtcatttatttttgaAGGTTGCTTCTTCACATTTATTGGCAGTAGATGTCGTACTTCATTTGAGCTCCTAGTTTAGTTCCAGCTAGTTTAGATCGGAAGATCTCATCCATCTCTTTACTCTGAGCCTCGGAGAAATGATTCTTCCAGTCACCAACCTCACCTGAAAATCAGAAAGAAAATCTCTTTAACTGCAGACAACAATGAGCAAACTCATCAACAAACTCAAAAGTATTCAGTTGGGTCTCTTGAACTGAGAAAGATGAACATCTGAGTCTCctgtctttgtgtttgtttatgatATCTGACACATGAAGGTATCTCTTCTCTTACCCTTTCTGAAGAAGATTGAGCCCATGTTGCTGTGAGACTTGTTTGAGTTTTCCAGCATTGCATTGAAGGTGCTTTGCTCAGCGACACTGTTGACCTGTTCCTGGGTCAGTGGAAAACTGAAGAACTCTGAGATCTTCTTCACTTCCATGGGTAAATTCTGTGTTGAATTGTCAATGACATGAAGAAAGTTACATTTGGAGATGTTGGTCTcatgattttgaaaaatgttttttcgtGTTTAGATGCAGTCTGACCCACCTGTTTGAGTTCCTCGTACATCACAATCATCACGTTTGGATCGTCTATTCGTTTTTCCCAGGCAAGAGCGTGATCAAAATAACATCCCCATGGAACTACAGAACAGAAACATGTGAGTTTTCATGATACTCTCACATTAATGTGTAAATGATAATTTACTTTGTCAAAGTTTTACTGACCTTCACCAGCCAGGAACTCTGAAAAAAACTTATCCCATGGTTCAGCGCTGGGCAGAACTGGGTTTTTGTTCATGAAATGAAAGTATGAGACCAGCGTGTCTTTTGGGTTTCTGAACACCACCAGAATCTGGAAACATAAGATGTAGAAGAAATACATGATGTTTAATAAATGTCAGACTTTATGTTTTATTGAATtagatttgtgaaaaaaaagaaaataatttgcatttaataatGAATTCATTGGCAATTGATTCTTCAAAGATTCTGCTACGCTTCTAAATCCATGCCTAATGCATGCTTAGCCTTAAAAAAGGGACATTTTCATTAATAGAGAGTTTAGGATTGATAGCTTGTTTTTGTCCATGCAagctttttttatatatatatttgttttctaAACATTTATGGTGTTGTGGGAAAAAggtgacatttcacaagacttttttaagataataTTTGGTGTTCCAGGGTACTTTACAGCTGCCCTTTCATTCATCTTTATATTGTTATCTGAAGGGACTGCCTCTGCCAAATGGCTTTTAATGTCAGACTTGATGACTGCAGTGCCACTAGTAGTACATTATGCTCGGATTTGAGCATCGCTATCTGCAATATAAACTACTGCTCAAGAAACTCCTCTTGGTCTTTGCTAAAAAAGGTTTCCAACTGTGTCTGTTTAAAAGTTTAAAGCAGTTTTTTCTGAATGTTTCATAGAGTCATAATCAAGTGCAATGTTTTTGCTGAAGTTTATAAAGGGTTTGACCCATCCTCACCTAAACTCTTGCAATTAGTAATTATGTgcaaatataaaacatttaattgatgcCTAACCTTTGAATAACTTCTATAAGAGTTATAAATCACCTCATATAGTATGTTTGTCATTGGTGTACGTGGCTCTGTCATTGCTGATATATGCAGCTATTGTATTAGATTTGCTATCTAATGTTTGGGTAACCTTTGTGTTGTGCTACAAAGTGCAGTTATTGTTACTGACCTTTGGTTTTTTGGTAAAGAAAGAGGCAGGCATGTTGTCTGGATGCAGGTGAGATCCCAGAAGTCTTCGTGGAGGCATTTCTGAGAGTTTCTGCAAGACAAACAGTGAATCTATTGAAACCATACAAGCTCTGATGTTTTTGATTCTTTGTTGTGAGTTTTAGTGAAACTAATCTAGTGATTACTACTGACCTGTTGAACATCTGGAGGTAGAAACTCGACCAGTGGTGGTCTGTCGGGCGGTGCCTCATTTTTACCAGTGGAGGCATTCATGATTTTGCGCAAGACTCCCACCATCCAGTTGAACCCTGTACAGAGACAAAATATATAGGAACAGCGTGACAAAAAGACAGACAATATAAATGTGCATGAAAAATACTGTACTGCAAAATACAGCAACCTTAAAGTCTTAAAAACACAGCCTGGCcacatgttaaaaatgtttcctataagaactttttattaaaagtgttTTGGGGGAACTAAAATAGGTCCTCTATGGCATTGTAATCCTTTTTTAGCACCTTTAGTGTCATGTGTGAGTTTCTGTTTAAAATCATTCTTATTGAAACAAAACCATCTAAGCATTATTGTGTAAATGTTTGCATTTAGCACAGTGAGTGTCATCTATGCAAACAGTGGTTTCACATCAGTGTGAATGAGTCTTTCAACACACAGATTCTTACAGTTTGTGTTTCATGAGAGAGACTCATGTGTGTAATGTTTGTGTACCAGCTGTGATTTACAGAATTGCTTCATTTTTCCTTTCCATTATTGTATACGTTGAGTATGTTGACAACCAGTGATTATTGTTTAAGAGAAGATCTGCAGGCTATCAGGTTATGTGAGGTTGTTTTGTAGTAAAAGGTTTCAGATTTGTTTAGTAGGTTAGTGTTGTCATGAAGTAAAGTTTATGTTGAGTAGATGTTGTACAGATGTTAGCTAATGTGTAATCTGATCTCTTCAGCAGACTTCAGTTCAGATCTGCAGTTGTGGTAGTACAGCAAAGTTTGCACAAACAAAGTGATTCAAACGcacagtttaaaaaataaataaaaatgaaaacctcTTTAATTTTACTCACCACATTTGGGGTACGCCACCAGAATAACGTCATCTTCCCTGGCTTCCAGGTCTTTTAGTTTATCCAGGGTTTCTGGTGGACTCAGGATCGAGGAGTACAGAACTCCATCTCGCTTGTAAAGTTTTTCTTCATCCTTCATCTCTTTTGCCTGCTCCATTCTGGACTTCATTGGGTTTTCAGGTTGTGTTTGGCTCATGTTTGCAGCAGATTAAAGTCCTGGTGCTCACTGTAGAAATGCTCAGATGGACTCACAAAGAGAGCTTTTATGTTGTGTAGCAGGAAGTGTGAAAAGAAACTCCACCCATATGAGGAGCTTGCGTGAGAAACATGCATTTTTTAGAGGCCCAGTGGGTTtggctttgtgtgtgtgtgtgtgcgtgtgtgtgtgtgtgtgtgtgtgtgtgtgtgtgtgtgtgtgtgtgtgtgtgtgtgtgtgtgtgtgtgtgtgtgtgtgtgtgtgtgcgtgtgtgtgtctgtatacagtgtgtgtgtgataaAGAGATTCACAGCATGACTTTGCAGGCCAGGTTTCTTGAAAAGCTAGTTTTGGCATGGATTAAAGGTCGTGTTTAGTTTGTTGGAAGTTTAGCCGAGCTGTTGAATGACCACGAATGTCACTGAATGAAATCAGTCAGATGCTAGTAAAActtttttcttcatttaattAGAGCTTTACTTTATTCATTTGTAACTTTTATAAACTTTCTCAATAGAGTACTTGATGTTTGCTGTCTCAGGGTAACTGTGGTTATTTAAACAATTAAAGTTGCACTGACAAATCATAAAATTAACCAGTGCCAtggatttgtctcaagatacacaccagtaatgtcTTTTTCTAAGGCATTTTTCTAAAGGATgcttaaacatttaattgagCTAAGGTCTACTCCTGGCTTTATAGtgaagccttgtctgtgaagtCTATTTTAAGATCACATCATGTACCCATGCATTTCAGCGTTTGTAAAGTGATCAAAACTTTGcttattaaaaactaaaatattcTTTGTGATCATGCGAACTTGAGTAGAATGTGAAATATATACGTTTCTACTTTATATACTGGACTTATGGGCTCTTTGATGATTCAACACAAACTCCTCATATTATTAAGTGAGTCTTATTATTTTTTGAAAAGGTCTATTTAAATTAAGAGTGTACAAAGTTCAATAGCAAGCCTggcattgtaatgtaaatacagtATAATTCACTTAAGGTAAAGATATGTAGGTCATTACtaatgcaaaacatttttatattctcATCATCATAAAATCTTCAAATATACTGAATAAATATTAAACTATAAAAAAGTAATGTGatcatattatttttgtatCTCAACATCACATTTACTGTAAGTCCTGTTACAGTATCCATCAAAAGCCAGTTtctaaatgtgatattttttagTGAGAATACAGCAGCACAAACATTTGTAGGTTTTATTGATAGATTTGATGAATTTG from Paramisgurnus dabryanus chromosome 14, PD_genome_1.1, whole genome shotgun sequence encodes:
- the sult6b1 gene encoding sulfotransferase 6B1, whose amino-acid sequence is MSQTQPENPMKSRMEQAKEMKDEEKLYKRDGVLYSSILSPPETLDKLKDLEAREDDVILVAYPKCGFNWMVGVLRKIMNASTGKNEAPPDRPPLVEFLPPDVQQKLSEMPPRRLLGSHLHPDNMPASFFTKKPKILVVFRNPKDTLVSYFHFMNKNPVLPSAEPWDKFFSEFLAGEVPWGCYFDHALAWEKRIDDPNVMIVMYEELKQNLPMEVKKISEFFSFPLTQEQVNSVAEQSTFNAMLENSNKSHSNMGSIFFRKGEVGDWKNHFSEAQSKEMDEIFRSKLAGTKLGAQMKYDIYCQ